CGCCGGATGCCCCTGGGCGGCGAGGCGGTGCCGTCGCGGAGCGCGGCCACCGGGGGCGTCCGGGCGGCACGGCCGGCCGCGGCCAGGGCCGACAGCACCGTCACGGCCACCGCCACGGCCAGCGGCGCCAGCAGCGCCGGCCACCGCACCACCACCGGCGTCGCGCCGGCCGTCCCGTCCAGGGACCGCAGCGCCGCCCCGGCGAACCCGTAGCCGGCGGCGATCCCGGCCACCCCACCGAGCAGGCCGACCGCGGCCGCCTCGCCGAGCACCATCGACCAGACCTGCCGCCGGGACAGGCCGACCGCGCGCAGCAGGGCCAGCTCCCGGGTCCGCTGCCCCACCAGCATCGTGAAGGTGTTGGCGATGACGAAGGCGCCGA
The sequence above is drawn from the Actinomycetota bacterium genome and encodes:
- a CDS encoding ABC transporter permease — protein: MERTWRLDGRDAGRRLGVRTLAARSLAAHRARLAMTLAAVAMGTAFVAGTLFFTDSTRRVADAPALRNALLGFAAIAVLVGAFVIANTFTMLVGQRTRELALLRAVGLSRRQVWSMVLGEAAAVGLLGGVAGIAAGYGFAGAALRSLDGTAGATPVVVRWPALLAPLAVAVAVTVLSALAAAGRAARTPPVAALRDGTASPPRGIRR